From the genome of Thermoflexus hugenholtzii, one region includes:
- a CDS encoding radical SAM protein yields MDIETRWRLLTQAALWEPAEETGPSGRTPEPVMDCIYEARASGRPVRLLKILLTSACERDCFYCPFRAGRSFRRATFRPDELARLFAEMHRRGLVDGLFLSSGIIGGGLRTQDRLLATVELLRRRYDYRGYIHLKLMPGAEPDQIREAMRWADRISINLEAPNPERLARLAPHKAFAAELEAALTTAGRIRREELPSPPGSGRWPSLTTQFVVGAAGESDRELLETVARLHREIGLARAYFSPFHPVPDTPLEGLPPAPPQRAQRLYQAEWLLRVYGFRLEELPFDEQGNLPLDEDPKLAWARRALRERPVEVLRASYEELIRVPGIGPKAARAILRARREGRLSQPEHLSALGVSLRRAAPFLLLRGRRLPHPLQLPLP; encoded by the coding sequence ATGGACATCGAGACCCGATGGCGATTGCTGACCCAGGCGGCGCTCTGGGAGCCCGCCGAGGAGACCGGCCCGAGCGGGCGGACGCCGGAACCTGTGATGGATTGCATCTACGAGGCCCGGGCCTCCGGGCGCCCGGTCCGCCTGCTGAAGATCTTGCTGACCTCCGCGTGCGAGCGGGATTGCTTCTATTGCCCCTTCCGCGCCGGCCGCTCCTTCCGCCGCGCCACCTTCCGGCCCGACGAGCTCGCCCGCCTCTTCGCGGAGATGCACCGACGCGGGCTGGTGGACGGCCTGTTCCTGAGCTCGGGGATCATCGGCGGAGGCCTTCGCACGCAGGATCGTTTGCTGGCCACGGTGGAGCTGCTCCGCCGGCGCTATGACTACCGGGGTTACATCCACCTGAAGCTGATGCCCGGGGCCGAGCCGGATCAGATCCGGGAGGCCATGCGATGGGCGGACCGGATCTCCATCAACCTGGAGGCGCCCAACCCCGAGCGACTGGCCCGCCTGGCCCCTCACAAGGCCTTCGCCGCCGAGCTGGAGGCGGCGCTGACGACCGCTGGGCGGATCCGCCGGGAGGAGCTTCCTTCGCCGCCTGGGTCCGGGCGCTGGCCTTCGCTGACCACCCAGTTTGTGGTGGGCGCTGCCGGGGAGAGCGATCGGGAGCTGCTGGAGACCGTGGCCCGGCTGCATCGGGAGATCGGCCTGGCCCGGGCCTACTTCTCCCCCTTCCATCCCGTGCCGGACACCCCGCTCGAGGGTCTTCCGCCCGCCCCGCCGCAACGGGCCCAGCGCCTCTATCAGGCGGAATGGCTCCTGCGGGTGTATGGCTTCCGGCTGGAGGAACTGCCCTTCGATGAGCAGGGGAACCTGCCTCTGGACGAAGACCCCAAGCTGGCGTGGGCCCGGCGGGCCCTCCGGGAACGTCCGGTGGAGGTCCTGCGGGCTTCATACGAGGAGCTGATCCGCGTGCCGGGGATCGGGCCGAAGGCCGCGCGGGCCATCCTCCGCGCCCGACGGGAAGGCCGTCTGAGCCAGCCGGAGCACTTGAGCGCCCTGGGCGTCTCCCTCCGTCGGGCCGCGCCGTTCCTCCTCCTCCGCGGGCGCCGGCTGCCGCATCCCCTTCAACTCCCTCTCCCCTGA
- a CDS encoding CoxG family protein produces MRLQGSYRFPTAIDRVWGALMNPQVIARLLPGVERLEPVGDNVYEAEMRLGIGPISGRYKARITLSEIDPPNHYRIRIQAQGPQGTVDANGTIDLTADEAGTVMHYEGEATVTGLLMSLGARLLEPTAQMLVNQGLKNLEALLTAS; encoded by the coding sequence ATGCGGCTTCAGGGATCCTATCGGTTCCCGACGGCGATCGATCGGGTGTGGGGAGCCCTGATGAACCCTCAGGTCATCGCCCGTCTGCTGCCGGGCGTGGAGCGGCTGGAGCCGGTGGGAGACAACGTCTATGAGGCAGAGATGCGCCTCGGGATCGGACCCATCAGCGGCCGCTATAAAGCCCGCATCACCCTCTCCGAGATCGATCCTCCGAATCATTATCGCATCCGCATCCAGGCCCAGGGTCCCCAGGGCACGGTGGATGCGAACGGGACCATCGACCTCACCGCCGATGAAGCGGGCACCGTCATGCACTATGAGGGCGAGGCCACGGTGACTGGGCTGCTGATGAGCCTGGGCGCCCGGCTCCTGGAGCCCACGGCTCAGATGCTGGTGAACCAGGGGCTGAAGAACCTGGAAGCCCTGCTGACCGCTTCCTAA
- a CDS encoding (2Fe-2S)-binding protein: MKVPVTVTVNGQVYQREVEPRMLLVHFLRDVLGLTGTHVGCDTSQCGACVVLMDGKAVKSCTVFAVQADGSQITTIEGLARDDQLHPLQEGFWEMHGLQCGFCTPGMILSAYDLLQRNPNPTDEEIRHALEGNYCRCTGYHNIVRAVRYAAEKLRVQA; encoded by the coding sequence ATGAAAGTTCCGGTGACGGTCACGGTGAACGGTCAGGTTTACCAGCGGGAGGTGGAGCCCCGGATGCTCCTGGTCCATTTCCTCCGGGACGTCCTGGGGCTGACCGGGACCCACGTGGGGTGCGACACCAGCCAGTGCGGCGCCTGTGTGGTCCTGATGGACGGCAAGGCGGTGAAGTCGTGCACGGTCTTCGCCGTCCAGGCCGATGGGTCCCAGATCACCACCATCGAGGGCCTAGCGCGGGATGACCAGCTCCATCCGCTCCAGGAGGGCTTCTGGGAGATGCACGGCCTCCAGTGCGGCTTCTGCACCCCCGGCATGATCCTCTCCGCCTACGATCTGCTCCAGCGCAACCCCAACCCCACCGATGAGGAGATCCGCCACGCCCTGGAGGGCAACTACTGCCGTTGCACCGGCTATCACAACATCGTCCGGGCCGTGCGCTACGCCGCGGAGAAGCTCCGCGTGCAGGCCTGA
- a CDS encoding isocitrate/isopropylmalate family dehydrogenase codes for MGLRAEAPWTIVVMEGDQTGQELLEEALRVLDPGVIRVPLRFLRFDLSLENRRRTRNGVVIEAAEAMKEAGLGLKAATITPEDPADVGSPNAILRERIDGKVILRVGRRIPGVRPIGGVVGPVAIVRMAVEDAYNAREWREGEGSEEAAYRLDRITRRTCRAVVEFAFWYARRIGAKVFGGPKWTVSRIYEGMFKEELDAAARRYPDVRYEPQLIDATLALLFTRAAEPLVIPCLNRDGDLLSDLILQMFGSIAGSESLLLSFDEDLRVKVVMAEAPHGTAPALYRKNIANPMAMILAGAALLSFIEAEAAQQASRAIYEAVFESVYDGIATADLGGSATTTEFTDEVIRRVSRKLEVWEALRLTGGAARPGPAGASASSATR; via the coding sequence ATGGGATTGCGCGCGGAGGCGCCGTGGACGATTGTGGTGATGGAAGGGGATCAGACCGGGCAGGAGCTGCTGGAGGAGGCCCTGCGGGTCCTGGATCCGGGGGTGATCCGCGTTCCCCTGCGGTTCCTGCGTTTCGATCTGAGCCTGGAGAACCGGCGTCGCACCCGCAACGGGGTGGTGATCGAGGCGGCGGAGGCGATGAAAGAGGCCGGCCTGGGCCTGAAGGCTGCGACCATCACCCCGGAGGATCCGGCGGATGTGGGCAGCCCCAACGCCATCCTCCGGGAGCGGATCGACGGCAAGGTGATCCTGCGGGTCGGCCGGCGCATCCCGGGGGTCCGCCCCATCGGCGGGGTGGTGGGGCCCGTGGCGATCGTGCGCATGGCCGTTGAGGACGCCTACAACGCCCGGGAATGGCGGGAGGGAGAGGGATCGGAGGAGGCCGCGTATCGGCTGGATCGGATCACCCGTCGGACCTGCCGGGCGGTGGTGGAGTTCGCCTTCTGGTATGCGCGCCGCATCGGCGCCAAAGTCTTCGGCGGGCCGAAGTGGACGGTGAGCCGCATCTACGAGGGGATGTTCAAGGAGGAGCTGGACGCCGCGGCCCGTCGCTATCCGGATGTGCGCTATGAGCCCCAGCTGATCGACGCCACCCTGGCCCTCCTGTTCACCCGGGCCGCGGAGCCCCTGGTCATCCCATGCCTGAACCGGGACGGGGATCTGCTGAGCGATCTGATCCTCCAGATGTTCGGCTCCATCGCCGGCAGCGAGTCCCTGTTGCTTTCGTTCGACGAGGATCTGCGGGTGAAGGTGGTGATGGCCGAAGCGCCCCACGGCACGGCCCCCGCCCTCTACCGCAAGAACATCGCCAATCCGATGGCCATGATCCTGGCGGGGGCGGCGCTGCTTTCGTTCATCGAGGCGGAGGCCGCCCAGCAGGCCAGCCGGGCGATCTACGAGGCCGTCTTCGAAAGCGTCTACGATGGGATCGCCACGGCGGATCTGGGCGGCTCGGCCACCACCACCGAGTTCACCGACGAGGTGATCCGTCGGGTGAGCCGCAAGCTGGAGGTCTGGGAGGCCCTGCGGCTCACCGGAGGGGCTGCGCGGCCGGGGCCGGCCGGCGCCTCCGCTTCTTCAGCGACGAGATGA
- the mutM gene encoding bifunctional DNA-formamidopyrimidine glycosylase/DNA-(apurinic or apyrimidinic site) lyase — MPELPEVETLVRELEPRVTGRRIEKVILRWPRCVAVPSPHAFAQRIRGQTIRSLRRRGKFLWFALDQGALLIHLKMTGRLFLLSRPEPDAHARADFILNDGRILRFSDVRKFGRLYWVQDPEVILSALGPEPLDPHFGPEDLARRLSGRRGRLKALLLDQRVIAGVGNIYADEALWRARLHPMRPAASLSPAEIRRLWTSLRAALRAGLRHHGTTIQWYRRPDGEAGAHQRYLRVYGRAGQPCPRCRTPIARLLLQGRSTYFCPVCQPPPA, encoded by the coding sequence ATGCCCGAGCTTCCTGAAGTCGAGACGCTGGTGCGTGAGCTGGAGCCTCGCGTGACCGGCCGCCGCATCGAGAAGGTGATCCTGCGCTGGCCGCGCTGCGTGGCCGTCCCTTCCCCACACGCTTTCGCGCAGCGGATCCGCGGACAGACCATTCGGTCCCTGCGCCGGCGGGGCAAATTCCTCTGGTTCGCCCTGGATCAGGGGGCGTTGCTGATCCACCTCAAGATGACCGGCCGCCTCTTCCTGCTCTCCCGCCCCGAACCGGACGCCCACGCGCGGGCCGACTTCATCCTGAATGACGGGCGGATCCTCCGGTTCAGCGACGTCCGCAAGTTCGGGCGCCTTTACTGGGTTCAGGACCCGGAGGTCATCCTCAGCGCCCTGGGGCCGGAGCCCCTGGATCCCCACTTTGGGCCCGAGGATCTCGCCCGGCGGCTATCCGGGCGGCGCGGCCGTCTCAAGGCCCTGCTCCTGGACCAGCGGGTGATCGCCGGGGTCGGCAACATCTACGCCGACGAAGCCCTCTGGCGGGCCCGACTGCATCCCATGCGGCCGGCCGCCTCCCTGAGCCCTGCGGAGATCCGACGCCTGTGGACAAGCCTCCGGGCCGCCCTCCGCGCCGGGCTGCGCCACCACGGGACCACCATCCAGTGGTATCGCCGGCCGGACGGGGAGGCCGGGGCCCATCAGCGCTATCTGCGGGTTTACGGCCGGGCCGGACAACCCTGCCCGCGCTGCCGGACGCCCATCGCCCGGCTTCTCCTGCAGGGCCGGAGCACCTATTTCTGCCCCGTCTGCCAGCCTCCTCCGGCTTAA
- a CDS encoding cupredoxin family copper-binding protein yields MPRDRRILILAIGLALAACAAPAASPTPTAPAPPTPTTAPPTSPSPAARGTQVTIRNFAFQPAELEVEVGTTVEWVNGEDSVPHTVTSGTPGYPAGVFDSGRLRPGDSFRFTFQQPGTYEYFCSIHTRMRGRIIVKPKPISEAAPSNPSASPSPTPPLSNYGYDY; encoded by the coding sequence ATGCCTCGGGATCGAAGGATCCTCATCCTGGCGATCGGACTGGCGCTGGCCGCCTGCGCCGCGCCCGCGGCTTCCCCCACGCCCACGGCCCCAGCCCCTCCGACCCCCACGACGGCGCCCCCAACCTCGCCGAGCCCGGCCGCCCGGGGGACCCAGGTCACCATTCGGAACTTCGCCTTCCAGCCGGCGGAGCTGGAGGTCGAGGTGGGCACGACCGTCGAGTGGGTCAACGGGGAGGATAGCGTTCCGCACACTGTCACCAGCGGGACACCGGGGTATCCGGCGGGGGTCTTCGACTCCGGCCGCCTCCGCCCGGGGGACTCCTTCCGCTTCACCTTCCAGCAGCCGGGGACCTACGAATACTTCTGCAGCATCCACACCCGCATGCGCGGCCGCATCATCGTGAAGCCGAAGCCGATCTCGGAGGCGGCGCCTTCGAATCCGTCCGCCTCTCCCTCCCCGACTCCCCCTCTGTCGAATTACGGCTATGACTACTGA
- a CDS encoding metallophosphoesterase — translation MRILVISDIHANLEALEAVLADAGSWDALWFLGDLVGYGPDPVACIDRLQVLAAVALAGNHDWGVLGRIPLHTFNPAARRVLEWTREQLPPRQIEYLMGLPPQTEREGFTLTHGSPRAPIWEYILDPYTAWENLQALPTRIGLFGHTHVAIAYHAPDREKPRLHILEPRYDEPFDLASGWWLLNPGSVGQPRDGDPRAAYAILDLEAMTWTFRRVPYPIAETQAKMRRLGFPSFLIERLAYGE, via the coding sequence ATGCGCATCCTTGTGATCTCCGACATTCACGCGAATCTGGAGGCGCTGGAGGCGGTGCTGGCCGACGCGGGCTCATGGGACGCCCTCTGGTTCCTGGGGGATCTGGTGGGCTATGGGCCGGACCCCGTGGCGTGCATCGATCGCCTCCAGGTCCTGGCGGCCGTCGCCCTCGCCGGCAACCACGACTGGGGCGTCCTCGGGCGGATCCCCCTGCATACATTTAACCCGGCGGCCCGCCGGGTGCTGGAGTGGACCCGGGAGCAGCTCCCCCCGCGCCAGATCGAATACCTGATGGGCCTCCCGCCCCAGACTGAGCGCGAGGGCTTCACCCTGACCCACGGCAGCCCCCGCGCCCCGATTTGGGAATACATCCTGGATCCTTACACCGCGTGGGAGAACCTCCAGGCGCTCCCCACCCGCATCGGCCTGTTCGGCCACACCCACGTGGCCATCGCCTACCACGCGCCGGATCGGGAGAAGCCCCGCCTGCACATCCTGGAGCCCCGCTATGACGAGCCCTTCGACCTCGCCTCCGGCTGGTGGCTCCTCAACCCGGGCAGCGTCGGCCAGCCCCGGGACGGCGACCCGCGGGCCGCCTACGCCATCCTGGACCTGGAGGCGATGACCTGGACGTTCCGGCGGGTCCCTTACCCGATCGCCGAAACCCAGGCCAAGATGCGCCGCCTGGGGTTCCCTTCCTTCCTGATCGAGCGCCTGGCCTATGGCGAATAG
- a CDS encoding ornithine cyclodeaminase family protein produces the protein MPLLLREEEVQALLSVGDAIEALERTFRAQAEGRAVNLPRQRVRWPGGTLHVMAAGDLGSGYVGLKAYTAVGGQTRFVVLLFHAESGELLAIIEADRLGRLRTGAATGLATRYLARPDARVVGMIGAGRQAATQLMAVCAVRPIAEARVYSPTPERRAAFAHRMRETLGIPVQAVERPEAAVEGADILITITSAREPVLRGAWLRPGVHLNAAGSNALLRRELDEEAIARADLIVIDSRAQGQIEAGDFLEPLERGRLQWERVYELRDVVAGRVGRAHPEQITLFKSLGIALEDVAVAAVAYERARAQGAGERIRFLEDLLPD, from the coding sequence ATGCCCCTTTTGCTGCGCGAGGAAGAGGTGCAGGCCCTGCTGTCCGTCGGGGACGCCATCGAGGCCCTGGAGCGGACGTTCCGGGCCCAGGCGGAAGGCCGCGCCGTCAACCTGCCCCGCCAGCGAGTCCGCTGGCCCGGCGGGACGCTCCACGTGATGGCAGCCGGCGATCTGGGGTCCGGCTATGTGGGCCTCAAGGCTTACACGGCGGTAGGCGGGCAGACGCGCTTCGTGGTGCTGCTCTTCCACGCGGAGAGCGGCGAGCTGCTCGCGATCATCGAGGCCGACCGCCTGGGCCGCCTGCGCACCGGGGCGGCCACCGGCCTGGCTACTCGCTACCTTGCCCGCCCCGACGCCCGGGTGGTGGGGATGATCGGGGCCGGCCGCCAGGCCGCCACGCAGCTGATGGCCGTCTGCGCCGTCCGACCGATCGCCGAGGCCCGGGTCTACAGCCCCACGCCCGAGCGCCGCGCCGCCTTCGCCCATCGCATGCGCGAAACCCTGGGGATCCCGGTGCAGGCCGTGGAGCGCCCGGAGGCGGCCGTCGAGGGCGCGGACATCCTCATCACCATCACCTCCGCTCGGGAGCCGGTGCTCCGGGGAGCCTGGCTGCGCCCCGGGGTCCACCTGAACGCCGCAGGATCCAACGCCCTCCTCCGCCGCGAGCTGGACGAGGAGGCCATCGCCCGGGCGGACCTCATCGTCATCGACTCCAGAGCGCAGGGGCAGATCGAGGCGGGGGACTTCCTGGAACCCCTGGAGCGGGGACGTCTGCAGTGGGAGCGGGTTTACGAGTTGAGGGACGTGGTCGCCGGTCGGGTGGGCCGTGCGCATCCGGAGCAGATCACCCTGTTCAAATCCCTGGGCATCGCCCTGGAGGACGTCGCCGTCGCCGCCGTGGCTTATGAGCGCGCCCGCGCCCAGGGAGCCGGGGAGCGCATCCGGTTCCTGGAGGACCTCCTGCCCGATTGA
- a CDS encoding RpiB/LacA/LacB family sugar-phosphate isomerase has product MRIVVGSDERTHLTDVVLEELRRRGLEVEPVGPLAGEKRTWSEVARIVAEKVARGEADEGILFCWTGTGVSIAANKVPGIRAALCDDAETARGARLWNNANVLCMSLRRTSEAVAREILEAWFSTRYIPNPEDDACLAQVAEIERTYLREPAPASGRP; this is encoded by the coding sequence ATGCGGATCGTTGTGGGAAGCGATGAGCGCACCCATCTGACGGATGTGGTCCTGGAGGAGCTGCGCCGCCGCGGGTTGGAAGTGGAGCCGGTGGGCCCGCTGGCCGGCGAGAAGCGCACCTGGTCGGAGGTGGCCCGCATCGTGGCGGAGAAGGTGGCCCGGGGCGAGGCCGACGAGGGCATCCTGTTCTGCTGGACCGGCACCGGCGTGAGCATCGCCGCCAACAAGGTGCCGGGGATCCGCGCGGCGCTGTGCGACGACGCCGAGACCGCACGGGGGGCGCGCCTCTGGAACAACGCCAACGTCCTCTGCATGAGCCTGCGGCGGACCTCCGAAGCCGTCGCCAGGGAGATCCTGGAGGCCTGGTTCAGCACCCGCTACATCCCCAACCCGGAGGACGACGCCTGCCTGGCCCAGGTCGCGGAGATCGAGCGGACCTATCTCCGGGAGCCGGCCCCGGCCTCCGGCCGCCCTTGA
- a CDS encoding SOS response-associated peptidase has protein sequence MCGRYTIFTEPQRLMERFRAEWPEGPWQPRYNAAPTQSLPVLLNDGTRRIRLLRWGLIPHWAEDPAIGNRLINARAETLTQRPSFREAFYRRRCLVLADGFYEWQRAPHGRIPYWIGLKDREPFAFAGLWDRWEGPDGQVIESFTIITTAANERVAPIHDRMPVILLPEHEEIWLDESAGPAAWRAALRPYPADRMIAYPVSPRVNTPHADDPTLIQPYPLP, from the coding sequence ATGTGCGGACGTTACACGATCTTCACGGAGCCGCAGCGGCTGATGGAGCGGTTCCGGGCGGAGTGGCCGGAGGGGCCGTGGCAGCCCCGCTACAACGCCGCCCCCACCCAGTCCCTGCCCGTGCTCCTCAACGACGGGACCCGGCGGATCCGCCTGCTGCGCTGGGGGTTGATCCCCCACTGGGCGGAGGACCCGGCCATCGGGAACCGGCTGATCAACGCCCGGGCGGAGACCCTGACCCAGCGCCCCAGCTTCCGGGAGGCCTTCTACCGGCGGCGATGCCTGGTGCTGGCCGACGGCTTCTACGAATGGCAACGCGCCCCCCACGGGCGCATCCCCTACTGGATCGGCTTGAAAGACCGGGAGCCCTTCGCCTTCGCCGGGCTGTGGGACCGCTGGGAAGGGCCGGACGGACAGGTCATCGAGAGCTTCACCATCATCACCACGGCCGCCAACGAGCGGGTCGCCCCGATCCACGACCGCATGCCCGTCATCCTCCTCCCGGAGCACGAGGAGATCTGGCTGGACGAATCCGCCGGGCCCGCCGCCTGGCGGGCGGCCCTGCGCCCCTACCCCGCCGACCGGATGATCGCCTACCCCGTCTCCCCCCGGGTCAACACCCCCCACGCCGACGACCCCACCCTCATCCAGCCCTATCCGCTTCCTTGA
- a CDS encoding uracil-DNA glycosylase produces the protein MDELEALHQEVRGCTKCPLARGRTLAVPGEGPRSARVMFVGEAPGFHEDRQGRPFVGAAGNFLNELLASIGLKREEVYITNIIKCRPPGNRDPYMDEIEACSPYLDRQVELINPKVIVTLGRYSLAHWLPNAKISQVHGKPIRVGSRVIFPMYHPAAALHQPALKRTVEEDFRKLGAFLAGALKAEEEEPPEEPRQLSLF, from the coding sequence ATGGATGAGCTGGAGGCGTTGCATCAGGAGGTGCGGGGGTGCACCAAATGCCCCCTGGCCCGCGGACGCACCCTGGCGGTGCCCGGGGAGGGGCCGCGGAGCGCCCGGGTGATGTTCGTCGGGGAGGCCCCGGGCTTCCACGAGGACCGGCAGGGCCGGCCCTTCGTGGGGGCCGCGGGGAACTTCCTCAATGAGCTGCTGGCTTCCATCGGCCTGAAGCGGGAGGAGGTTTACATCACCAACATCATCAAGTGTCGGCCGCCGGGCAACCGGGATCCCTATATGGACGAGATCGAGGCGTGCAGCCCCTACCTGGATCGTCAGGTCGAGCTGATCAACCCGAAGGTCATCGTCACCCTGGGCCGGTATTCCCTGGCCCACTGGCTGCCGAACGCCAAGATCTCCCAGGTGCACGGCAAGCCCATCCGCGTGGGGAGTCGGGTGATCTTCCCCATGTATCATCCGGCGGCGGCGTTGCACCAGCCCGCCCTCAAGCGGACGGTGGAGGAGGATTTCCGCAAGCTGGGGGCCTTCCTGGCCGGGGCCTTGAAAGCGGAGGAGGAAGAGCCCCCGGAGGAACCCCGACAGCTCAGCCTGTTTTAA
- a CDS encoding transposase, which produces MPTVCLRFRFEEHPRIRALMEACADIQRQAVDYALENGKTATFTLIQALYPSLRAQHPDLHSHLIYGAIRSGARVVHGFRNQQRKGKTQADRPEIRRPSIYLVRQTVRIEWDGETLTVTIPVSPRDPDPIVLTFRPHHKYRRLLDEWKAGRAKMGEPTLTAHSLSIPLKFPDPTPYKPDGVIGIDSNEGNLTAFATSTGEIREIDTSYVGKVNRDHLRREIKGTRGKQNPKARKKIASKYRRIRQEKTENFWHHLALALIAWALGMKAALVLEDLKGMKERIGKGKSRRMRQRLLNFWSIMTFHRILVHKARFYGVPVIWVDPQNTSKTCPVCGRVGERLRGHVLTCPCGAKTGRHVAAAVNIARRGMEFLEGLDPRGRGRWATPVAGPLALG; this is translated from the coding sequence ATGCCGACGGTCTGCCTGCGGTTCCGGTTCGAGGAGCATCCCAGGATCCGCGCCTTGATGGAGGCCTGCGCCGACATCCAGCGGCAGGCCGTCGACTACGCCCTGGAAAACGGCAAAACCGCCACCTTCACCCTCATCCAGGCCCTCTACCCCTCCCTGCGCGCGCAGCATCCGGATCTCCACTCCCACCTCATCTACGGAGCGATCCGATCCGGCGCCCGGGTCGTCCACGGTTTCCGAAACCAGCAGCGGAAGGGGAAGACCCAGGCGGACCGGCCGGAGATCCGGCGCCCCTCGATCTATCTGGTCCGGCAGACGGTGAGGATCGAGTGGGATGGCGAGACCCTGACCGTCACGATCCCGGTCTCCCCCCGGGATCCGGATCCCATCGTCCTTACCTTCCGTCCCCACCACAAGTATCGCCGGCTGCTGGATGAATGGAAAGCAGGGCGGGCAAAGATGGGGGAGCCGACGCTCACGGCCCACTCCCTCTCCATCCCCCTGAAGTTCCCAGATCCCACCCCCTATAAGCCGGATGGGGTAATCGGGATTGACAGCAACGAGGGGAATCTGACGGCTTTCGCGACGTCCACTGGAGAGATCCGGGAGATTGACACCAGCTACGTGGGGAAGGTCAACCGGGACCATCTGCGGCGTGAGATCAAGGGGACAAGGGGGAAGCAGAATCCGAAAGCCAGGAAGAAGATCGCCTCCAAGTATCGGAGGATCCGCCAGGAGAAGACGGAGAATTTCTGGCATCATTTGGCCCTGGCACTGATCGCCTGGGCGCTGGGGATGAAGGCGGCCTTGGTGCTGGAGGACTTGAAGGGAATGAAGGAGCGGATCGGGAAGGGGAAGTCCAGGAGGATGCGGCAGCGTCTGCTCAATTTCTGGAGCATTATGACTTTCCATCGCATTCTGGTTCACAAGGCAAGATTCTACGGCGTTCCGGTGATTTGGGTGGATCCGCAAAACACGTCCAAGACGTGTCCGGTATGCGGCAGGGTAGGTGAAAGGCTAAGGGGACACGTCTTGACGTGCCCTTGCGGAGCGAAGACGGGCCGTCACGTAGCGGCGGCAGTGAACATCGCCCGCAGGGGAATGGAATTCCTCGAGGGCTTAGACCCTCGGGGCAGGGGTCGGTGGGCGACCCCCGTGGCCGGTCCTCTGGCCCTGGGCTAA